The nucleotide sequence GCCTCCTCCTCCGCGTTGGAGTACACGGTCACGCGGTAGCCCTGGTAGGTGAAGTCCTGTGCGCTGGGCTGCTCGCCCGCTTCCATACCCTTCTGGAAGGCGACGGGGTCGGCCTGCGCCGCGAGCAGCGCGGTGGGCGCGTGGCAAATCAGCGCGGTGGGTTTGGCAGCGGCGTGGAACTGCCGCAGGATGTCGCCCAGCCCGGGGTCCACCATCAGGTCGGTCATGGGGGCGTGACCGCCGGGCAGGAACAGCGCGGCGTAGCCCTGGGTGCCCTCAGCGGCGACAGCTTCAGTGGTCTGAATGCTCGCGTGGCTGAGCAGGTCGCCGACAAACGCCTTGATTTCTTCGTGTTCTTCCTTGTTCTTGAAGAACATGGCGTGGTCGCTGCTCTGGTCCATCGCGGGCACGTTGCCGCGTGGAGTGGCGATCACCAGTTCGTACCCGGCGTCGGTCAGGCGCTTTGCGGGCACGCCGAACTCGTTGAGAAAGTAGCCGGTGTTGTGCGTCTCGTGGCCCTGAAGCGCAAGCTGCTGGGCGCTGGACATCACCACGAGGATGCGCCGGGAAGAAGAAGTGGAAGTCGTCATGGGCAGAGCATAGGCCATCCCCCTTCCCGGCGAGTGAAACCAAAGCACTGTGAAAAATAAAGTGACGCCCGGTCCGGTTGGCGTGTGGATGGTGCGTGTGGCTGCGCTGCGGCCCCTTCGCCTATCTTCAGCCATGCCCACCCTGCTGCTGACCGGTTTCGAGCCGTTTCACACCCACCCCGACAACCCCAGTGCCCACGCGGCGCGGGAACTGCACGGGACCGAGCTGCCGGGCGGCTGGCACGTTCACTCGGAACTGCTGCCGGTGGAACCCCACGCGGCGGGGGCGACCCTG is from Deinococcus wulumuqiensis R12 and encodes:
- a CDS encoding type 1 glutamine amidotransferase domain-containing protein, whose amino-acid sequence is MTTSTSSSRRILVVMSSAQQLALQGHETHNTGYFLNEFGVPAKRLTDAGYELVIATPRGNVPAMDQSSDHAMFFKNKEEHEEIKAFVGDLLSHASIQTTEAVAAEGTQGYAALFLPGGHAPMTDLMVDPGLGDILRQFHAAAKPTALICHAPTALLAAQADPVAFQKGMEAGEQPSAQDFTYQGYRVTVYSNAEEEATEKTFEAPMLYYPANALAQGGADVHNGEAMKPNVVRDRELLTGQNPFSDEPFVGELLDMLGGARA